The following DNA comes from Janthinobacterium sp. TB1-E2.
CGCTGACGAGGGCCATGATGTCTTCGTCGAAAATCTCGGATTTCCTGTCGGCCAGTTCCTTGAAGCGCAGGAAGGCCGCGTTGACTTCCGCTTCCGATTCCAGAGAAATGCCCAGCTCCTGCAGCCGCTGCTTGAAGGCATTGCGCCCCGACAGTTTGCCGAGCACGATCTTGTTGGCCGTCCAGCCCACGTCTTCGGCGCGCATGATTTCATACGTCTCGCGCGCTTTCAAGATGCCGTCCTGGTGGATGCCGGACGCGTGCGCAAAAGCGTTCGCGCCGACGACGGCCTTGTTCGGCTGCACGGCAAAGCCCGTGATCTGCGACACCATTTTGGACGCCGCCACGATCTGCGTCGTATCGATGCCCACCGTCAGGTTGTAATAGGCGGCGCGCGTGCGCAGCGCCATCACCACTTCTTCCAGCGCCGTATTGCCGGCCCGCTCGCCAAGACCATTGACCGTGCACTCGATCTGCCGCGCGCCGCCTATCATGACGCCGGCCAGCGAGTTGGCCACAGCCAGGCCCAGGTCGTTATGGCAATGGACGGACCAGATGGCCTTGTCGGAGTTCGGTATGCGTTCGCGCAAGCGCTTGATGGTCGCGCCGAAGATTTCGGGCACAGCGTAGCCGACCGTGTCGGGAAAATTGATGGTGGTGGCGCCCTCGGCGATCACGCCCTCGAGCACACGGCAAAGGAAATCTTCGTCGGAGCGGCTGCCGTCTTCGGGGCTGAATTCGATGTCGTCAGTGAACTGGCGCGCAAAGCGCACGGCATTTTGCGCCTGCGTCAGCACTTGCTCTGGCGTCATGCGCAGCTTCATCTGCATGTGCAGGGGCGACGTGGCGATAAAGGTGTGGATGCGCTTGCGCTCGGCTGGCGCCAGCGCCTCGGCGGCGCGGGCGATGTCGCGGTCGTTGGCACGCGACAGCGAGCAGATGGTGGACTCGCGCACGGCGCCGGCAATCGCCCGTATCGACTCGAAGTCGCCCTGCGAGGCGGCGGCGAAGCCCGCCTCGATCACATCGACCTTCATGCGCTCGAGCTGCTTGGCGATGCGCAGCTTTTCCTCGCGCGTCATGGAGGCGCCCGGCGATTGCTCGCCGTCGCGCAAGGTGGTGTCAAAAATGATGAGTCGGTTGCTGGTGGTCATGGCTGCTCCTGGCTGGCTGAAGACTGGCGACGCTACCGACTCGCCGCATTAATGCTCGGGGTCGGTCTGGATGATGCTGACGGGCTTGCCCTTCGCCATGCGCCAGAAAAACACGGCGTAGCCGGACAGGCCATACACGACGAAAATCGGGAACAGCACCTTCGGCGGATCGATGGAAATGAGCGCGAAGAACAATGCCAGCAGGAATACCACGATAAAAGGCACGGACTTGCGGAAATTCACATCCTTGAAACTGTAGAACGGCACGTTGGTGACCATGGTCAGGCCGGAAAACAGGGCGATCGTCCACGATACCCAGGCCAGCTGGTTGCCGGCAAATTCCAGGTCGTTCATCAGCAGGATGAAGCCGGCCACCATGGCCGCCGCCGCCGGGCTGGGCAAGCCCTGGAAGAAGCGTTTGTCGACCACGGCGATATTCGTGTTGAAACGGGCCAGGCGCAAGGCGGCACCGGCGCAATACACGAAGGCGGCCAGCCAGCCCAGTTTGCCCATGCCGCGCAGCGACCATTCGTAGATCACCAGCGCCGGCGCGGCGCCAAACGACACCATGTCCGACAGGCTGTCGTACTGGGCGCCGAATTCGCTCTGCGTATTTGTCAGGCGGGCGATGCGGCCATCGAGGCCGTCGAGGATCATGGCGATGAAGATGGCCCAGGCCGCGTGCTCGAATTTCTGGTTCATGGCCATGACGATGGCGTAAAAGCCGCAAAACAGGGCTGCCGTCGTGAAGGCATTCGGCAACAGATAGATGCCGCGGCGGCGCAAGGTTTTCTTGCCAGTGCCATCGCTCACCGGCTGGCGCGCGAATTTGCTGAAGCGGGACGCTTTGGATACTGCGGGAGTGCCGTTCTTGCCTCTACGACGGGGGAAGTTTGCCATGTTGTTCCATATCTTGTGTACTGCGGGGGAATCGGTGCCAGATGGCAGGCGCATGACTGTCACGGCATGCACCCGCCGGTGTTGTCATTATAGAGGAGCCACCGCCAAAGAAAAGCGCGGCGGCGTCAAGCTGGCAATATTGATCCCTGTTCAAGCCTTATTTGAACTTGACCTTGGCCACCAGACCCATGTTCAGGGTCGTTTCGCCCGGCTCGAAGCTCGGTTCGGCCACCTGGTTGCCGCCATAGCCCATGGCATCGGCACTCATGGCGCGCGCGCCGGCCACGTTGGCGCGCTGCGCGTAGTTGCCCGAACCTTCGAAATCGATGGTATCGACCACGGCGTCACTGACATTGCGGCCCATGGCGCCGGCGATGGCGGCCACGCGCTCGTTGAGGTTCTTGTAGGCGGCGGCAATGCGCTGGTCGTCGAGCTTGCGGATGGTGGCGGGCGCCAGGCCGAAGTTCAGGCGGTTCAGGGTCAGCACGCCTTGCGCAGCCGACACGGTTTTCGGCAAGGCGGCCAGGTTGGTCGTCGTTACCTGCAGATACTGGCCTACTCGCCAGCCGGTCGGCACTCTGGGTTTGGCGGCGACACCAGGCGGCAATGGCGCCGTTTCAGGATACACGGCATACGTGTAATAGCCCTGGGTTTTCAGCACGGCTTGCGGATCGGCTTTCTTGACGATGGCCGCGCCCTGGTTCATCTTCTGGTTCACGCGCGAGGCGGCGGCGGCCTTGTCCTTGTCCTGCTCTTCGACGGCCAGGGTAACGGTCACCTGATCGTTCGCATGCACCACTTCGCCGTTGGCGGGCACCACGACGAGAGTGCCGGAGGTGGGCAAGGTCTGGGCTTGTGCGCTCAGGGCAACGGTAGCGGCGGCGGCAGCCAGCAGTGATTTCATGACGGTCATGGGGTTCTCCTGGAAAATATGGGGGCAAAAACGACCATGGGGCCAACAGCCCCATGATTTTTAAAACAGTCTAACGCGAAAATGTTTCCGCGCTAACGCGCTTACTTGAACTTGACCTTGCCGACGACGCGCATATCGAGCGTCGTTTCGCCCGGCTCGAAGCTCGGTTCGGCGACGGCACTGTCTTCGCTCATTTTGGCGCTGCGCATCATCATCGGTGCGGCGGCAGAGCGGTTTTCCGTGACGTAATTGCCCGAACCTTCGAAGTCCACCGTATCGAGCACGGCGTCGGAAACGTTGCGGCCCATGGCCTTGGCGATGGCGGCCACGCGCTCATTCAGGTTTTTATAGGTGGCGGCGATGCGCTGGTCGTCCAGCAAACGGATGGTTTCCGGCTTCAGACCGAAATTCAAGCCATTCAGGGTCAGCACGCCTTGCGCCGCCGACACGGTCTTTGGCAGCGACGCCAGATTGGCCGTCGTCACTTCCAGGTACTGGCCAACACGCCATGCCGTTGGCAAACGCGGCTTGGCGACGGCGCCAGCCGGCAATGGGCGCTCTTCCGGATACACGGGATAGGTGTAGTAGCCATACGATTTCAGTGCCGCCGACGGGTCGGCCTGCTTGACGATGGCGATACCCTTGTTCATCTTCTGATTGACACGCGACGCGGCCGCGGCTTTATCCTTGTCCTGTTCTTCGACGGCCAGGGTAGCGACCACCTGGTCATTGACATGCTTGACTTCGCCAAACGCGGGGACGACCACCAGAGTGCCGGAAGTCGGCAGGGATTGCGCTTGCGCGCTCAGGGCAACGGTGGCTGCGGCGGCAACAAGGACGGATTTCATCACGGTCATGGGGGTACTCCTAGGTAGTTAATGTGGCTGACAGCCAGCGAACGGGGCGCTTTTGGCACCCCTTTCGCTTGAGAAACTTGTCAAACTGTGTAGATTCTAACGCCTCATTCATTCCCGTGGCGCAAATTAACAAATCGTCACAAAATGCGCTTGCCAGTCACATCTGCTCACATTTCAATACACTGCCATTGAAAAAAACAATGTTATTAATGACTTATCAGTGGCCGACCACCGCGCCGCCGCTGCGCCGGCCCGGCTTGAAACTGTGACGGTGCGCGCGCCAGGCAATGGTCAATGCCACCATCAGCAAGGCCAGCATGGCCCACGGGAACGAAGCCGCACCATAGCCGTCGAGCAGCAAGCCGCCCGCCAGGCCGCCGCCCGCGATGGCCACGTTCCAGATGGTCGCCACCATGGCTTGCGCCACATCCATGCCGTCGCCGGCCGCGTCCGCCGATGCCGTCTGCAGCAAGGTGCCGGCGCCGCCAAAGGTGACGCCCCAGATGGCCATGCTGACATAGATGACGATGGGGGAGTCCATCGCCAGGCCCAGCGCCACCATCACGAGAGCCAAGGCGGCGATGCAGCCCAGCACGAGCGGACGCAGCCAGCGGTCGATCAGCTGGCTGACCAGCCAGATGCCGGCCAAGGAACCCACGCCATACACAAGCAGCACCAGATCGACGCGGGGACGCAAGCCGGACGGCGCCAGGAACGGCGCGATGTAGGTATACAGAATGTTATGCGCCAGCATCCAGGCGACGATCACCGCCAGAATCGGCCGCACGCCCGGCGTCATGAATACCTGGCGGATCGACAGGCGCTCGCCATTCTTTTGCCCAGGATAATCGGGCACGGCCAGCAGCACCCACGCGACCAGCACCACAGCCAGCCCCGACATGATGCCGAAGATGCTGCGCCAGCCCAGCACGCCGCCCATCAGGGTGCCCAGCGGCACGCCCAGGGACAGGGCCAGCGGCGTGCCGATCATGGCAATGGCCATCGCCCTGCCCTGCTGTTCGACGGACACCATGCGGCGCGCGTAGCCGGCCATCAAGCCCCAGGCCAGCCCGGCGGCCATGCCCGTGACGAAGCGCGAGACCAGGGCGACCATATAGTTGGGCGACAGCGCCGTCGCCGTATTGAAGATCAAAAAGCCGATGATGGCCAGCAGCAAGACATTGCGCCGGCGCCAGCCGCTCGTCAGCGCTGTCAGGGGAATGGCCGTCAGGATGGAACCGATGGCGTAGACGGTGACCAGCTGGCCCGTCATGACTTCGGAAATACCGAGGTCGCGGGCAATCTGCGGCAGCAAGCCGGCGGGCAAGGTTTCCGACAGGAGGGCGAGAAACGCCGTCATGGCCA
Coding sequences within:
- a CDS encoding SIMPL domain-containing protein (The SIMPL domain is named for its presence in mouse protein SIMPL (signalling molecule that associates with mouse pelle-like kinase). Bacterial member BP26, from Brucella, was shown to assemble into a channel-like structure, while YggE from E. coli has been associated with resistance to oxidative stress.), with the protein product MTVMKSVLVAAAATVALSAQAQSLPTSGTLVVVPAFGEVKHVNDQVVATLAVEEQDKDKAAAASRVNQKMNKGIAIVKQADPSAALKSYGYYTYPVYPEERPLPAGAVAKPRLPTAWRVGQYLEVTTANLASLPKTVSAAQGVLTLNGLNFGLKPETIRLLDDQRIAATYKNLNERVAAIAKAMGRNVSDAVLDTVDFEGSGNYVTENRSAAAPMMMRSAKMSEDSAVAEPSFEPGETTLDMRVVGKVKFK
- the pssA gene encoding CDP-diacylglycerol--serine O-phosphatidyltransferase, whose amino-acid sequence is MANFPRRRGKNGTPAVSKASRFSKFARQPVSDGTGKKTLRRRGIYLLPNAFTTAALFCGFYAIVMAMNQKFEHAAWAIFIAMILDGLDGRIARLTNTQSEFGAQYDSLSDMVSFGAAPALVIYEWSLRGMGKLGWLAAFVYCAGAALRLARFNTNIAVVDKRFFQGLPSPAAAAMVAGFILLMNDLEFAGNQLAWVSWTIALFSGLTMVTNVPFYSFKDVNFRKSVPFIVVFLLALFFALISIDPPKVLFPIFVVYGLSGYAVFFWRMAKGKPVSIIQTDPEH
- a CDS encoding MFS transporter; translated protein: MTDRTTATVPMPGTAESSISERLPVLALLALAMTAFLALLSETLPAGLLPQIARDLGISEVMTGQLVTVYAIGSILTAIPLTALTSGWRRRNVLLLAIIGFLIFNTATALSPNYMVALVSRFVTGMAAGLAWGLMAGYARRMVSVEQQGRAMAIAMIGTPLALSLGVPLGTLMGGVLGWRSIFGIMSGLAVVLVAWVLLAVPDYPGQKNGERLSIRQVFMTPGVRPILAVIVAWMLAHNILYTYIAPFLAPSGLRPRVDLVLLVYGVGSLAGIWLVSQLIDRWLRPLVLGCIAALALVMVALGLAMDSPIVIYVSMAIWGVTFGGAGTLLQTASADAAGDGMDVAQAMVATIWNVAIAGGGLAGGLLLDGYGAASFPWAMLALLMVALTIAWRAHRHSFKPGRRSGGAVVGH
- a CDS encoding SIMPL domain-containing protein (The SIMPL domain is named for its presence in mouse protein SIMPL (signalling molecule that associates with mouse pelle-like kinase). Bacterial member BP26, from Brucella, was shown to assemble into a channel-like structure, while YggE from E. coli has been associated with resistance to oxidative stress.), producing MTVMKSLLAAAAATVALSAQAQTLPTSGTLVVVPANGEVVHANDQVTVTLAVEEQDKDKAAAASRVNQKMNQGAAIVKKADPQAVLKTQGYYTYAVYPETAPLPPGVAAKPRVPTGWRVGQYLQVTTTNLAALPKTVSAAQGVLTLNRLNFGLAPATIRKLDDQRIAAAYKNLNERVAAIAGAMGRNVSDAVVDTIDFEGSGNYAQRANVAGARAMSADAMGYGGNQVAEPSFEPGETTLNMGLVAKVKFK
- a CDS encoding 2-isopropylmalate synthase, whose amino-acid sequence is MTTSNRLIIFDTTLRDGEQSPGASMTREEKLRIAKQLERMKVDVIEAGFAAASQGDFESIRAIAGAVRESTICSLSRANDRDIARAAEALAPAERKRIHTFIATSPLHMQMKLRMTPEQVLTQAQNAVRFARQFTDDIEFSPEDGSRSDEDFLCRVLEGVIAEGATTINFPDTVGYAVPEIFGATIKRLRERIPNSDKAIWSVHCHNDLGLAVANSLAGVMIGGARQIECTVNGLGERAGNTALEEVVMALRTRAAYYNLTVGIDTTQIVAASKMVSQITGFAVQPNKAVVGANAFAHASGIHQDGILKARETYEIMRAEDVGWTANKIVLGKLSGRNAFKQRLQELGISLESEAEVNAAFLRFKELADRKSEIFDEDIMALVSEEQQAQESEHYRFVALTQQSTTGAVPHARVEFLVGGEQRSCEGQGDGPVDATVNAIESAAASGAELVLFSVNAISTGTQSQGEVTMRLSRDGRIVNGVGADPDIIVASAKAYLSALNKLHAKDERIDPQP